TCTTCTTAATGTTGCAAACCAAACTTTATATATGCTTGGTAATTCACTCTCAATTGAAAATTTCGAAGTTGATTTTGAAGGACTTAGAGTTCACTTGATGGATGCTCTTAAAAAGGCTAAAGCTGAAAGTAAGGAGGGGGAATAAATGTTATTAACAGTTAATCAGACTATTCAAGTTACCAATTTATCAAAGACAACTATATATAGAATGTTTGATTCAGGTGAACTTAAAAAAGTTAAATTGGGCGGC
This window of the Acinetobacter sp. XH1741 genome carries:
- a CDS encoding helix-turn-helix domain-containing protein, whose protein sequence is MLLTVNQTIQVTNLSKTTIYRMFDSGELKKVKLGGSTRVEFSKELYEKYKEKIQALF